In the genome of Streptomyces lydicus, the window GACCTGCGCACCGACACCCTCGGGGGAGACCGACGCGCCGGCGCCGAGGAAGCCGCCGACGTTCGCGGAGACGCCGTGACCGGCGATCTCGGCACCCGTGTTGGCGCCGCCGGCGACGAGACCACCGGAGATGTTCTCGAGCTCGCTGTCGGAGATCTCCGTGGCGGCGGGGGTGAAGTCGTTGCGCATGGTGTGCCCT includes:
- a CDS encoding bacteriocin, with the translated sequence MRNDFTPAATEISDSELENISGGLVAGGANTGAEIAGHGVSANVGGFLGAGASVSPEGVGAQVSGSVMGAVHTTSL